One stretch of Limnohabitans sp. DNA includes these proteins:
- the acpS gene encoding holo-ACP synthase: MIYGIGTDICDIRRIKASLDRHGERFAAKVLSDAEMATWKARSARWPERGVRYLATRFSAKEAFSKAIGLGMRMPMTWRLCEVGKLPSGQPVIVLHGGLKEWFEAQGLKAHITVTDESEYAASFCVVESP, translated from the coding sequence ATGATCTACGGCATCGGCACCGACATCTGCGACATCCGCCGCATCAAAGCCAGCCTGGATCGGCACGGCGAGCGCTTTGCCGCCAAGGTGCTGTCTGATGCCGAAATGGCCACCTGGAAGGCCCGCAGCGCCCGCTGGCCCGAGCGCGGCGTGCGCTACCTGGCCACCCGCTTTTCGGCCAAAGAAGCCTTCAGCAAAGCCATCGGCCTGGGCATGCGCATGCCCATGACCTGGCGGCTGTGTGAGGTGGGCAAACTGCCCAGCGGCCAGCCGGTGATCGTGCTGCATGGGGGGCTGAAAGAATGGTTTGAGGCCCAGGGCCTGAAAGCCCACATCACCGTGACCGACGAAAGCGAATACGCCGCGAGTTTTTGCGTGGTCGAAAGCCCTTGA
- a CDS encoding ATP-binding cassette domain-containing protein → MAPPDSSQALTACLMRLSQLRREPIDVLQVQSLLREAQLSEQVTPPQLLQALTSLAQAQRWPRPQSSGQPDPSRLPALLLEPDQLPALIVASRNDGTWTVQRWSPTLRQFSEEAVRDFATGSQTVRLRMVASFSPSASPSFQLVWSEIWRHPRAVLDIAAATLTVTVLALATSFYSMQVYDRVVPTQASGTLLAITLGVIASILLEVLGKWLRSRQIHHLTDLIDQSLARTVFGRFLHIRLDQLPPSVGSTASRLRGYESLRSFLVSLVTQAMVDIPLALLTLLVLFFMAGNLALIPGAFLVAGLIAATISKRRIEHLTRLATPSLHHKSGILVESIEGAETIKSGQGGWRMLSRWLDITDEARQYEHRSRVLTENAQFMVGALQQLAYITLVALGALTIGMDDFTMGALIACSILSGRILNPIAMVPNLLMQWAQTKVAVDDLDRFWKLPSDHPEGTQPLVAPLHGQYSLSNIDMQYSGTQALRLPKLDIRAGERIAVIGGIGSGKTSLLRLLSGMYKPQGGRILLDGMELELIAKDCLSEHIGFVAQDGRLFAGTLRENLILGLADPGDEALLIAARRTGLFDAAIAPHPKGLDREIFEGGQGLSGGQRQLVHFTRALLRQPSIWLLDEPTASMDPPLEQRVLQTLSEELQKRPDSTLILVTHKPQLLGLVQRIMVLNNQQLMFDGPRDQVLQHLSAAPPPAAPAPANPSAPPTAPAQATP, encoded by the coding sequence ATGGCCCCCCCCGACTCCTCCCAAGCCCTGACCGCCTGCCTGATGCGCCTGTCGCAGTTGCGCCGCGAACCCATCGACGTGCTGCAAGTGCAGTCCCTGCTGCGCGAAGCCCAACTGTCAGAGCAAGTCACGCCGCCCCAACTGCTGCAGGCCCTCACATCGCTGGCCCAAGCGCAGCGCTGGCCCCGTCCGCAAAGCAGTGGCCAGCCCGACCCCTCGCGCCTGCCCGCACTGTTGCTGGAGCCAGACCAGCTCCCCGCCCTCATCGTGGCCAGCCGCAACGACGGCACCTGGACCGTGCAGCGCTGGAGCCCCACGCTGCGGCAATTCAGCGAAGAAGCCGTGCGCGACTTCGCCACCGGCAGCCAGACCGTGCGCCTGCGCATGGTGGCCAGTTTTTCGCCATCGGCCAGCCCCAGCTTCCAATTGGTCTGGAGCGAAATCTGGCGACACCCCCGCGCCGTCCTCGACATCGCCGCCGCCACCCTGACGGTGACGGTGCTGGCCCTGGCCACCTCGTTCTACAGCATGCAGGTTTACGACCGCGTGGTCCCCACCCAAGCCAGCGGCACCCTGTTGGCGATCACCCTCGGCGTCATCGCCTCCATCCTGCTTGAAGTGCTGGGCAAATGGCTGCGCTCGCGCCAGATCCATCACCTGACCGACCTCATCGACCAAAGCCTGGCCCGCACCGTATTTGGTCGCTTTCTGCACATCCGCCTCGACCAATTGCCGCCCAGCGTCGGCAGCACCGCCTCGCGTCTGCGCGGCTACGAAAGCCTGCGCAGCTTTCTGGTCAGTCTGGTCACTCAGGCCATGGTTGACATCCCGCTGGCCTTGCTCACCTTGCTTGTGCTGTTCTTCATGGCCGGCAATCTGGCCTTGATTCCGGGTGCATTTTTGGTCGCCGGGCTGATCGCAGCCACCATCTCCAAGCGCCGCATCGAACACCTGACCCGTCTGGCCACACCATCACTGCACCACAAATCCGGCATCCTGGTCGAAAGCATCGAAGGCGCCGAAACCATCAAGTCGGGGCAGGGCGGCTGGCGCATGCTCTCGCGCTGGCTTGACATCACCGACGAAGCCCGCCAGTACGAGCACCGCTCCCGCGTCCTGACCGAAAACGCCCAGTTCATGGTCGGCGCCTTGCAACAACTGGCCTACATCACACTGGTGGCCCTGGGCGCATTGACCATCGGCATGGACGACTTCACCATGGGGGCTCTCATCGCCTGCTCCATTCTGAGCGGGCGCATCCTCAACCCCATCGCCATGGTTCCCAATCTGCTCATGCAATGGGCCCAAACCAAGGTCGCCGTCGATGACCTCGACCGCTTCTGGAAACTGCCCTCCGATCACCCCGAAGGCACTCAGCCCCTGGTGGCCCCCCTGCACGGCCAATACAGCCTCAGCAACATCGACATGCAATACAGCGGCACGCAGGCCCTGCGCCTGCCCAAGCTCGACATCCGCGCCGGAGAACGCATCGCCGTCATTGGCGGCATCGGCAGCGGCAAGACCAGTCTGCTGCGACTGCTCTCGGGCATGTACAAGCCCCAGGGTGGCCGCATCCTGCTCGACGGCATGGAACTCGAACTCATCGCCAAAGACTGCCTGTCCGAGCACATCGGCTTTGTCGCACAAGACGGCCGCCTGTTTGCAGGCACCCTGCGCGAAAACCTCATCCTCGGCCTGGCCGACCCCGGCGACGAAGCCCTGCTCATCGCGGCCCGCCGCACAGGGCTGTTTGACGCCGCCATCGCGCCGCACCCCAAAGGGCTCGACCGCGAGATCTTTGAAGGCGGCCAGGGCCTGTCTGGTGGCCAACGCCAACTGGTCCACTTCACCCGCGCCCTGTTGCGCCAGCCCAGCATCTGGCTGCTGGACGAGCCCACCGCCTCGATGGACCCGCCACTGGAGCAGCGCGTGCTGCAAACCCTGAGCGAAGAACTCCAAAAGCGGCCCGACAGCACCCTCATCCTGGTCACCCACAAACCGCAGTTGCTCGGGCTGGTCCAGCGCATCATGGTGCTCAACAACCAGCAACTCATGTTCGACGGCCCCCGCGACCAGGTCCTGCAGCATCTGAGTGCTGCACCCCCTCCAGCCGCCCCGGCACCGGCAAACCCATCTGCTCCCCCTACCGCACCCGCACAGGCCACACCATGA
- the nagZ gene encoding beta-N-acetylhexosaminidase, with the protein MSIHAPLIIDIAGTTLTAVDRRRLAHPLVAGLILFGRNWQSRAQLGDLCADIKSIRPDLLIAVDHEGGRVQRFRTDGFTHLPPMRALGQLWTEDDKGQPGSGVLKACEAATSAGFVLASELRACGVDFSFTPVLDLDHGESSVIGDRAFGRDPRAVSLLARSLMQGLLQAGMGNCGKHFPGHGAVKADSHVAQPVDKRSLKAILSDDALPYRHLGSVLTAVMPAHVIYSKVDDRPAGFSSRWLQGILREQLGFQGAVCTDDLSMVAARQMHGRTLSYTEAVLTALQAGCDLALLCNRSTDNGGAELDQVLDQLAQAQVKSHVQPNEASEERRLNLLPRTPARPWDELVRSTDYMQALERLP; encoded by the coding sequence ATGAGTATCCACGCCCCCCTGATCATCGACATTGCCGGCACCACATTGACCGCCGTGGACCGCCGTCGCCTGGCGCACCCGCTGGTAGCAGGCCTCATCCTGTTTGGCCGCAACTGGCAAAGCCGTGCGCAGCTCGGCGACTTGTGTGCCGACATCAAAAGCATCCGTCCTGACCTCTTGATCGCGGTTGACCACGAAGGAGGCCGCGTGCAGCGCTTTCGCACCGACGGCTTCACCCACCTGCCACCCATGCGGGCCTTGGGCCAACTCTGGACAGAAGACGACAAAGGCCAACCCGGTTCGGGCGTGCTCAAGGCCTGCGAAGCGGCCACCTCGGCGGGCTTTGTGTTGGCCAGCGAATTGCGCGCCTGCGGGGTCGATTTCAGCTTCACCCCTGTCCTTGACTTGGACCATGGCGAGAGCAGCGTCATAGGCGACCGCGCCTTTGGTCGCGACCCGCGAGCCGTCAGCCTCTTGGCGCGCAGCCTGATGCAGGGCCTCCTGCAAGCGGGCATGGGCAACTGCGGCAAACACTTTCCGGGGCACGGCGCGGTCAAGGCCGACTCGCACGTCGCACAGCCGGTGGACAAGCGCAGCCTCAAAGCCATCCTGAGCGACGACGCGCTGCCCTACCGCCACTTGGGCAGCGTGCTCACGGCCGTGATGCCCGCACACGTCATTTACAGCAAGGTAGATGACCGCCCGGCAGGTTTTTCGTCCCGCTGGCTGCAGGGCATCCTGCGCGAGCAATTGGGCTTTCAGGGCGCGGTGTGCACAGACGACCTGTCGATGGTCGCCGCCCGCCAGATGCACGGGCGCACACTCAGCTACACCGAAGCGGTCCTCACAGCGCTGCAAGCCGGTTGCGACCTGGCGCTGCTGTGCAACCGCTCTACAGACAACGGCGGCGCTGAACTCGATCAAGTGCTCGACCAACTGGCCCAGGCGCAAGTCAAATCGCATGTGCAGCCCAACGAAGCCAGCGAAGAGCGCCGCCTGAACCTGCTGCCCCGCACGCCCGCACGCCCCTGGGACGAGTTGGTGCGCTCGACCGATTACATGCAGGCACTCGAACGCCTGCCCTGA
- a CDS encoding TolC family protein has protein sequence MNIIFVTSMALAGVLFALPAQADNAFQYHNMLPDMLDQHPVVRAADQQRQAAAQEVEGARWQYFPTPSFGVESSNQINRLLDSRMRFARLQQPLWTGGRLTAQTERAKAQASLANATWREQRHNLATRWLELWVETVSAGRRVEAFTESEALHQRYVNRVQARASEGQIARSEILLSLSRLANVRAELELARAQQQQALNRLRQMWGRPWPNSLPMGLPDLQAAAPNAPDPTPEPDENHPVLQKSRAQIDSAQTDVDLARARLSPEVYARGEIIHGDITGEVRKAFIGMSTSYGGGLSSLTAVGSAQSRVESQRQDLEMRRRDLIDLITADQLQGITQMQRARQLQQSLEAADAYLQSSETQFDNGRRSWQELMNSAREKAQLRAQLADTSAQAWLAAQRLRLNTQGLDAYLARPAR, from the coding sequence ATGAACATCATTTTTGTCACATCGATGGCCCTGGCGGGGGTGTTGTTTGCGTTGCCAGCCCAAGCCGACAACGCTTTCCAATACCACAACATGCTGCCCGACATGCTCGACCAGCACCCCGTCGTGCGTGCCGCAGACCAGCAAAGACAAGCCGCAGCCCAAGAAGTCGAAGGTGCCCGCTGGCAATACTTCCCAACCCCATCCTTCGGGGTGGAAAGCAGCAACCAGATCAACCGCCTGCTCGACTCGAGAATGCGCTTTGCCCGACTGCAACAACCGCTCTGGACAGGCGGACGCCTGACCGCCCAGACCGAGCGTGCCAAAGCACAGGCCAGCCTGGCCAACGCCACGTGGCGCGAGCAACGCCACAACCTGGCCACACGCTGGCTAGAACTCTGGGTCGAAACCGTTTCCGCAGGCCGCAGGGTCGAGGCCTTCACCGAATCCGAAGCGCTGCACCAGCGTTACGTCAATCGGGTCCAGGCGCGCGCCTCCGAAGGGCAAATCGCCCGCAGCGAAATCCTCTTGTCGCTGTCACGGCTGGCCAATGTGCGGGCCGAGCTCGAACTGGCCCGCGCCCAGCAGCAACAAGCCCTCAACAGGCTGCGTCAAATGTGGGGACGGCCATGGCCCAACTCACTGCCGATGGGCCTGCCTGACCTGCAGGCCGCAGCGCCCAACGCCCCCGATCCAACGCCCGAGCCAGACGAAAACCACCCCGTGCTGCAAAAAAGCCGTGCCCAAATCGATTCCGCCCAAACCGACGTTGACCTGGCGCGAGCCCGCCTCTCGCCCGAGGTCTATGCGCGCGGAGAAATTATTCACGGCGACATCACCGGCGAAGTGCGCAAAGCCTTCATCGGCATGAGCACCAGCTATGGCGGGGGCCTGTCCAGCCTGACGGCTGTGGGCTCGGCGCAAAGCCGGGTCGAATCCCAGCGACAAGACCTGGAAATGCGCCGCCGCGACCTCATCGACCTGATCACCGCAGACCAGCTCCAGGGCATCACCCAAATGCAACGGGCGCGCCAACTGCAGCAATCGCTGGAAGCCGCAGACGCCTACCTCCAATCCTCTGAGACCCAGTTCGACAACGGCCGCCGCAGTTGGCAAGAACTCATGAACAGTGCCCGCGAAAAAGCCCAACTGCGCGCCCAACTGGCCGACACCAGCGCCCAAGCCTGGCTGGCTGCACAGCGCCTGCGCCTGAACACCCAAGGACTGGACGCCTACCTGGCCCGGCCCGCGCGCTGA
- a CDS encoding helix-turn-helix transcriptional regulator: MSNHDAWSGCLVVYHPHPDVGRAIASMFSDKLPGLRVVTATNIDDILHLSLQYRPIWVWVDTCTDAQQIEQLRMFRSVCPGLRFVGFGGGDDLAATRLKLGWGKADMLFGELVPWGKLAASFASLGLMAPGDQAQTLQAVKLTRRMSQLLILLQSGMSNQDIAQKVGISEHTVKVHFWRLFRRLGVNNRLQALYKARLLGLIAGR, encoded by the coding sequence ATGTCAAACCATGATGCTTGGTCAGGGTGCCTGGTGGTCTATCACCCGCACCCTGACGTTGGCAGGGCCATTGCTTCGATGTTCAGCGACAAGCTGCCGGGTTTGCGGGTGGTGACGGCGACGAACATCGACGACATTTTGCATTTGTCGCTGCAATACCGCCCCATCTGGGTGTGGGTGGACACCTGCACCGACGCACAGCAGATCGAGCAGTTGCGCATGTTCAGATCGGTGTGCCCCGGTCTGCGTTTTGTGGGGTTTGGTGGCGGCGACGATCTTGCGGCCACACGGCTCAAGCTGGGCTGGGGCAAGGCCGATATGTTGTTTGGCGAGCTGGTGCCCTGGGGCAAGTTGGCCGCGAGTTTTGCCTCTTTGGGCCTGATGGCCCCAGGCGATCAGGCCCAGACCTTGCAGGCGGTGAAGTTGACGCGCCGCATGTCACAGCTCTTGATTTTGCTGCAGTCCGGCATGAGCAATCAGGACATTGCCCAAAAAGTGGGCATTTCCGAGCACACCGTCAAAGTCCATTTTTGGCGTCTTTTCAGGCGTTTGGGCGTGAACAACCGTTTGCAGGCTTTGTACAAAGCCCGGTTGCTCGGGCTGATCGCCGGGCGCTGA
- a CDS encoding HlyD family efflux transporter periplasmic adaptor subunit — translation MTATPSIRPGAGLLLLGTLLAFVLWAAWFEIDQIVRATGQIIPQERTQIIQVADGGVLQELQVTEGQTVRKGQVLARLENQRASAGVDEVRNRIAGLEITRLRAQAEASAQLFEPNAYRRSHPDLVQAQQSLYQQNTAALQQETAALRGQLRLAEEEQQLNERLFNSGDISRVELMRAQRQVLDVQQRIQATQDKFRSEARRELARIEDEITAQRSRLKERQSIYDHTILEAPTNGIVKYLRFNTLGGVLRPGDELMQISPTEGQYLVEAKINPTDIGQLEVGQHATLRLDAFDYSIYGPVEGRLDYLSSDTLNEPGPDGRSSQTYYRAHLSLQLPANSRIRPEDIKPGLTVSVDIQTGRRSVLHFIGKPIARAFSGALGQK, via the coding sequence ATGACCGCCACACCCTCCATCCGTCCAGGCGCAGGACTGCTGCTGCTCGGCACCCTGCTGGCTTTTGTGCTGTGGGCCGCGTGGTTCGAGATCGACCAGATCGTCCGAGCCACCGGCCAGATCATTCCGCAAGAGCGCACCCAGATCATCCAGGTCGCCGACGGTGGCGTGCTGCAAGAACTGCAAGTCACCGAAGGACAAACCGTGCGCAAAGGCCAAGTGCTGGCCCGCCTCGAAAACCAACGCGCCAGCGCCGGCGTGGACGAAGTCCGCAACCGCATCGCCGGCCTCGAAATCACCCGCCTGCGCGCCCAGGCCGAAGCCAGTGCCCAGCTCTTTGAGCCCAACGCCTACCGGCGCAGCCACCCCGACCTGGTGCAGGCCCAGCAATCGCTTTACCAGCAAAACACCGCTGCACTGCAGCAAGAAACCGCCGCCCTGCGCGGCCAGTTGCGGCTGGCCGAAGAAGAGCAGCAACTCAATGAACGGCTCTTCAATAGCGGCGACATCAGCCGAGTCGAACTCATGCGCGCCCAGCGCCAGGTGCTCGACGTGCAGCAACGCATCCAGGCCACGCAAGACAAATTCCGCTCCGAAGCCCGCAGGGAACTGGCCCGCATCGAAGACGAAATCACCGCCCAGCGCAGCCGACTGAAAGAGCGCCAGAGCATCTATGACCACACCATCCTGGAAGCCCCGACCAACGGCATCGTCAAATACCTGCGCTTCAACACCCTGGGCGGCGTGCTGCGCCCCGGTGATGAGCTCATGCAAATCTCGCCCACCGAGGGCCAATACCTCGTCGAAGCCAAGATCAACCCCACCGACATCGGCCAGCTCGAAGTGGGCCAGCACGCCACCCTGCGGCTCGACGCCTTCGACTACAGCATCTACGGCCCTGTAGAAGGCCGCCTGGACTACCTCAGCTCGGACACCCTGAACGAGCCCGGCCCCGACGGCCGCAGCAGCCAGACCTATTACCGCGCCCACCTGAGCCTGCAACTGCCAGCAAACAGCCGCATCCGGCCCGAAGACATCAAACCCGGCCTGACCGTCAGCGTTGACATCCAGACCGGCCGCCGCAGCGTGCTGCACTTCATCGGCAAGCCCATTGCGCGCGCCTTCAGCGGCGCGTTGGGCCAAAAGTGA